One genomic region from Sphingobacterium multivorum encodes:
- a CDS encoding YdcF family protein: MDMIKNIRKILLLVLGICCMHISKGQVNNMPNGPQDWLIKKNYYASYLLLKDSALIQELVSSKAIAQVLEKRFERFNNSASCADLMCYLNAFKWQDNEIDLLAEQLAEQLGHNKKLDQLVQASLIPSMTYGVLHHETAKAYFTKALKQDLKAMNYVVDVYAGGESPNYPKIDSISFDVRTAAYLHLLDDVRQDIRKDIPTPKMAFFMTMMTAVRLLEINERWDAAQLEPLIELENKKAYEAVKNTDFASYPYSLLLTLGAGPELYGQPISPGGMLRARMAARSYFEKLAPFIVLSGGKVHPYKTHFIEAIEMKKYLIEVMGVPEAAILIDPHARHTTTNLRNTARILLNYGFPKDKYAIVNSSKVHIDAVEKMGDRCMRELGYIPYTLGKRISDVIIEFKAKEEAYTIDPDEPLDP, encoded by the coding sequence ATGGATATGATAAAGAATATCAGAAAAATCTTGTTACTTGTCTTGGGAATATGCTGTATGCATATTTCCAAAGGTCAGGTAAACAATATGCCTAATGGCCCACAGGATTGGCTGATCAAGAAGAATTATTATGCATCCTATTTGCTTTTAAAAGATTCTGCCCTTATACAGGAGCTCGTCAGCTCCAAGGCGATAGCACAGGTATTGGAAAAACGGTTCGAACGGTTTAACAACAGCGCTAGTTGCGCCGATCTCATGTGCTATTTGAATGCCTTCAAATGGCAGGATAACGAAATCGACCTGTTGGCAGAGCAGCTGGCGGAGCAACTTGGTCATAACAAGAAGTTGGACCAGCTTGTTCAGGCAAGTCTTATTCCATCAATGACCTATGGTGTCTTGCATCATGAAACAGCAAAGGCCTATTTTACGAAAGCCTTGAAACAGGATTTAAAGGCAATGAATTATGTAGTGGACGTCTATGCGGGTGGCGAAAGTCCCAATTACCCCAAGATAGATTCGATCTCTTTCGATGTAAGAACTGCGGCCTACCTTCACCTTTTGGACGATGTTCGCCAAGACATCCGCAAAGATATTCCGACCCCTAAAATGGCATTTTTTATGACCATGATGACTGCAGTACGCTTGTTGGAAATTAATGAGCGATGGGACGCAGCACAACTTGAGCCGCTGATTGAACTCGAAAACAAGAAAGCTTACGAAGCGGTCAAAAATACCGACTTTGCCAGCTATCCTTATAGTCTGTTGCTGACCTTAGGTGCGGGCCCCGAGCTGTATGGACAGCCTATTAGTCCTGGTGGAATGTTACGTGCGCGGATGGCAGCCCGAAGCTACTTTGAAAAATTGGCTCCTTTTATTGTACTGTCTGGCGGTAAAGTACATCCCTATAAGACGCACTTTATTGAGGCAATAGAAATGAAAAAGTATCTGATTGAGGTTATGGGAGTACCCGAAGCGGCAATATTGATTGATCCGCACGCGAGACATACGACCACAAATTTGCGAAATACCGCACGTATCCTGTTAAATTATGGTTTTCCAAAAGATAAATACGCCATCGTTAACAGTAGTAAAGTGCACATTGATGCGGTGGAAAAGATGGGCGATCGTTGCATGCGTGAATTGGGGTATATTCCCTATACATTGGGTAAACGAATTTCAGATGTGATCATCGAGTTCAAGGCAAAAGAAGAGGCCTATACAATCGATCCAGATGAACCCTTGGATCCTTAG
- a CDS encoding RagB/SusD family nutrient uptake outer membrane protein — protein sequence MKKRYILPFVLLALSSCTKDFLNQKNPNAVTIDDYFKSENDVLLAVNGLYQSLRSGSTIGESSTLYNEERSDNSGRNDNQSNAGEPFQFNDFSLLPSNTYLKTHWSAMYAAISRCNVVLSHVDDVTFTSAELKGRYIAEVKFVRALLYFHLVRKFGDIPLSTVQVTSKEQANELAFRQKESIVYEQIIKDLTEALSSNLPNTQKDYVIGRASKSAINAILGQVYLTLGATQTSGNAENFAKAEQYLNAAYQMRTFGKLNEIPYADVFDVTKKNSCKELVFQIQYKQGDQNYSSSIARNYQARGETINSRYNSTGAGEVAKLDLVKDYEQSDIRKDFSVKFATNTQVNDWFVTKFRDNSDAAGTNGWGGNDWILIRYADVMLLLAEAKYHLGKDAEAIALLDQVRERAGLPSYAASMLNTAYRSKYPTLKEAILHERRVELAFENQRWFDLIRNYNAQELVTYFKTKSQADYGNAKISNISTKDRYYPIPFDEYKLDPTRMYQNPGY from the coding sequence ATGAAAAAAAGATATATATTACCCTTTGTTTTGTTGGCATTGTCTTCATGTACCAAAGATTTTTTAAATCAGAAAAACCCCAATGCCGTCACAATCGATGATTACTTCAAGTCGGAAAATGATGTCCTTTTGGCTGTCAACGGCCTCTATCAATCACTTCGTTCGGGAAGCACGATCGGGGAATCCAGCACGTTGTATAACGAGGAACGTTCGGATAATAGTGGGCGTAATGATAACCAATCCAATGCCGGGGAGCCTTTTCAATTCAATGACTTTTCGTTGCTGCCAAGTAATACCTATCTCAAGACACATTGGTCGGCTATGTACGCAGCAATCAGCCGCTGTAATGTGGTTCTTTCACATGTCGACGATGTGACTTTTACAAGTGCTGAATTAAAAGGACGTTATATTGCGGAAGTGAAATTCGTTCGTGCATTATTATATTTCCATCTGGTACGTAAATTCGGAGATATTCCATTATCTACCGTACAGGTGACCAGTAAAGAACAAGCAAATGAATTGGCTTTTCGACAGAAAGAGTCGATTGTGTACGAACAGATCATTAAAGATCTGACGGAGGCATTGTCCAGCAATCTTCCCAATACGCAAAAAGATTACGTTATTGGCAGAGCATCTAAATCGGCCATCAATGCAATTTTGGGACAGGTATACTTAACTTTGGGTGCAACGCAGACATCAGGTAATGCGGAAAATTTTGCGAAAGCAGAACAGTACCTCAATGCGGCCTACCAAATGCGAACTTTTGGTAAACTGAACGAAATCCCCTATGCGGATGTTTTCGATGTGACCAAGAAAAATAGCTGTAAAGAACTCGTTTTTCAGATTCAGTATAAACAGGGAGACCAAAACTATAGCTCAAGTATTGCCCGTAATTATCAAGCACGGGGAGAAACCATCAATTCACGCTATAACTCGACCGGTGCTGGTGAAGTGGCAAAACTAGATTTGGTTAAAGATTACGAGCAAAGCGATATCCGAAAAGATTTCTCTGTGAAGTTTGCAACAAATACCCAGGTTAACGATTGGTTTGTAACCAAATTTAGGGATAACAGTGACGCTGCCGGTACCAATGGTTGGGGCGGAAACGACTGGATCTTGATCCGTTACGCGGATGTGATGCTGTTGTTGGCCGAGGCCAAGTATCATCTGGGTAAGGATGCGGAAGCTATCGCGCTGTTAGATCAAGTACGTGAACGTGCCGGATTGCCTTCCTATGCTGCTTCCATGTTAAATACGGCTTATCGCAGTAAATATCCAACTTTAAAGGAGGCTATATTGCATGAACGCCGTGTGGAACTGGCATTTGAAAACCAACGTTGGTTTGATCTCATCCGTAATTACAATGCACAGGAACTGGTGACTTATTTCAAAACGAAAAGCCAGGCTGATTACGGAAATGCTAAAATCTCCAATATTTCGACAAAAGATCGATACTATCCAATTCCTTTTGACGAATATAAGCTGGATCCGACACGTATGTATCAAAATCCGGGTTATTAA